The genomic stretch TCGAGTCGACGAGTTCGGCCCGCGGATCGGGCGAGGCGACACCCTGCTCGCGGAGCATCAATGCGCTGAAGCGGACCGCGGAGATGGGGTTTTTCAGGTCGTGAGCGACGGCGCTCATCAGGTCGTTCTTTTGTGCGATGATGCGGCGGAGTTCGTCGCGCGTGCGAGCGAGTGCGACGTGGGTGCGCACGCGGGCGAGGAGTTCGGCTGTATTGAAGGGTTTGAAAATGTAGTCGACGGCTCCGGCGCCGAGCGCCTTGGCGGCGAGTTCGGCTTCGTTGGCGGCCGTCAGGAAGATCACGGGCACGTCGGCCGTGGTGGGCATGTGGCGCAGGCGTCGACACACTTCCATGCCGTCCATCTCGGGCATCATGAGATCGAGCAGGACGAGATCGGGTCGACGCGACTCCGCGCGTGCGAGGGCCTTTTCTCCGGAGGAGGCTGCGATGACCTCGTAGTTGCTCTCGGTGAGGATGCGACCGAGAAGCTGGAGATTGCGCGGAAGGTCGTCGACGATGAGGACGAGACCTCCGTATTCGGAGGGACTGTTGATCACGTGGCTCGTTGGCTGGAGGCTGCTGATTCGATCCGATCGACGATGTCGGGAAACTCTCGGAGAGTGGCCTCGAGGGCGTCGGTGTCGAAGTTGTCGATGTCCGCCAGCAGGCGGCGTGCAAATTCCACGACAAGCGTGCACCCGACCGGTTCCGCGAGTTCGATCAAGGTGCGGGCAAACGCTTCGGTCTCGCGGAACCCGGGTGCTTGGGCGAGGTCCGGCCAACGGTGCCGGGCGAGCGCCTGTAGATCGGAGACGATTGCGTGGTTCGGCGTCGTTTTGTGGGCGGGTTTTTCGACGGGAACGACTTCGGAGGCAGGAGCGACCTCTGCGCCTGCTTCGGGAGGATGGGCCTGCGCGGAGGGGAGCAGGCGGGACATTTCTCGGTAGAGCACGAGCCGCGTGAAGGGCTTGCGGATGTAGCCGTCGAACAACTCTCGCAGCTCGTTTTCTTCCGCGAGCATGCTGGACGCTGTCACGGCCACGACGGGGATGCCTGCGAGATCGGGACGACTGCGGATCTCGCGCAGCGCGTCCACGCCGCTCATGTCGGGCATGCGGATGTCCATGAGCACGATGTCGGGATGCATGTCGACGGCGCGTTGGACGGCTTCGCGACCGTTGACGGCATGGACGAGCCGGTGGTGCGTGCCTTCGAGATAGCCCTCCACGAGCGTACGGTTGAGCACGACATCGTCCGCCACGAGGACGAGACAGGGGCGGATGCGGTCGAGATCCTCCTCGGGCGCGACACGTCCCGCCTCTTCCGGAGGTGGTGGGCAAATGGCGACGCGAGGAAAGTGGAAGGTGAAGGTGGTGCCGACGCCGGGTTCGCTGCGGAGGGTCACGGCTCCGCCGAGCGCGTGAGTGAGGCGTCGCGTGATGCTCAGGCCGAGCCCCGTGCCGCCGTACTTGCGGTCGATGCCGACGCCGACTTGGCGAAACGGCTCGAAGACCTTTTCTTGGTGCTCGGGAGCGATGCCGATGCCCGTATCGCTGACGGTGATACGCAGATCGGCTTTCGTCTCGTCGTCGTGCGCGAGGTTGGCCTCGGCGCGGACGGACACGGATCCCTCGTTCGTGAACTTGAGTGCGTTGCCGACCACGTTGAAGAGGATCTGGCGCAGGCGCGGCGCATCGAAGAGCAAGCCGGGCGGGACGTTTTCGCCGAGACCGAAGCCCAGCGAAAGGCCGCGTTCCATCGCCTGTTGGGAGAAGATCGTACGGACGTTGTCGAAGACCGACCGGACGGACATGGGCGCGAGGCGAATCTCGATGCGACCGGCCTCGATCTTCGAGAGGTCGAGGATGTCGTTGATGATCGAGAGCAACGAGCGACCACTGGTGTTGATGGCGTCGACGTATTGGCGCTGCTTCGGAGTGGTGACGGCACCGCGGAGGAGGTCGGCGAATCCGAGTACGGCGTTCATCGGCGTGCGGATTTCGTGGCTCATGTTGGCGAGAAACTCGCTCTTCTCGCGGTCGGCTCGCTCGGCGTGTTCCTTTTGGCGAAGCAGTTCCGCCTCGCGATCGAGCGCGATCACGGCGCGACGCATGACCGTGAAGGTGTACGCGCCCATGAGAAGGGCGATCACGCCCGTGATGCCCGCCGTGACGGAAGCAGACCTCAGTTGTGCTTGAAGCGTCGACCGGCGCTTCTCCAGCAGGTCGTTCTCGAATCGGACCATCCGGTTGGCGACGTCACGGATACCACCGGTGACACGCAGCCCTGCTTCGGAGTTGAAGATCTCCACGGCGCGTTGCGCGGAGCCGGAGTCGCGTCGAAGGGTGGCTAGGCGATCCATGTCCGCGATGCGCATTTCGATCAGGCTGCGCAGCTCCTCGAGGCTGGCTGTTTGAGCGGGATTGTCTTCGAGGAGGCGTGCGAGCAGCTCGAGACGTTCGTCGAGCTCGCGCTTCGATGCTTCGAAGTTCGCCAAATACTCTTCGCGACCGAACAGCAGATAACCGCGTTGATCGGTCTCCGCAAAACGCACCAACGCGGAGCAGCGATTCACCTCCGCGATGACGTGGTAGGTGTGGCTCACCCACGCGATGGCGCGGTTGACGGAATAGAGCGCGGAGATCGCCACCACGAGCGCGAGGAGAAGAAGGCCTCCAGCGACGAGGATGACGATCCCGTTCTTGGAGGTCAGGATGCGGCCGGGAGACATGTCGGGGGGAGCGTTCCACCAACTGGTCCGCCCACGAGGGCGGTGCTGCAGTGGCGACGAGTGAGAGCACAGGAACCCGGCGCGTAGACGAATGCAAGGCAGACGCCGCGCATCGGGCAAGATGCGCGGCGCGGGATCTCGAGCGACGAGATCGAAGTCGTATGTCGGAGGGGGCTCAGCGGCCGGCCTCGGCGAACTGATTGACGCCGCGGCTGAACCACCCACCAGTGGCCACCTTGGTGAGTGCCTTGTCGTGGTTGCCGGCCATTTCGGCTCGAGTGTCCAAGATATCGGCGACAGCACCGCAATCGAGGACTCGTGCAAATTGCCGCGCGGTCCCGAAGCCGGCGATTTGGTAGTGGGCGATGCGTTGGGCGTTGGCGATGAGCGCGGCGTCGACGACGAACGGGTCGCCCTGTTCGACGACGTTCTCGTTCGCTTCTCGGACGAGGCCGCGCATGGCTTCGCAGGTGACTCCGGCGGCCGGAATTCCGAGCAGTCCACATGCTTCGACGAGCTTCGACGCGCCGTCGCGCACGTCTCGGGAAATCTGATGGAGTTGCTTCACCAAGTCCTCGTCGCTCGCCGAGGAGCACATGGCCGGCAGGATGTCGAGATACTGTTTGTCCGCGTTGTAGAGGTCGCGGAGCTGATGAGAGAGGAGATCTTTGAGCGTATTCAGTGACATGATACGGGGGTTGGAGACGTTGGGTTCGCGTGGGTCGTCCGAAAGAGTCGTTCGACCACCGACGCTGCTGCGTCGGCCAAGATCGACTGCAGGACACGTGCCCGGTGAGCCTACGTGCAGGCCAACCGGTTGTGGCGGAGGGATTAGGATCCTCGCTCGACCGGTGCGCCGAATCTTCGGAGGCGCGAGATCGTGCACTTCGCACCGGCGAGCGGCGGGATGTGATGCCGATCGCAGGAAGCGAAACAGCCTTTTCGTCGCGCCTCGCGGGGGAAGTGAACGTGGCAGGGTGGCTGCGTAGCGGGCCTCCATGGCATTGCGTCGCAAGTTCTCGCTCGTGTTCACCGCCGTTCTCGTCGTCGTCGCAGGTGGAGTCGCGTGGCGTTACGGTCTCGATTCCGTGCTCGAAGCACTCGAACGCGTCCCGGTCTGGGGCATGGTGCTGCTCA from Opitutales bacterium ASA1 encodes the following:
- a CDS encoding ferritin-like domain-containing protein, whose translation is MSLNTLKDLLSHQLRDLYNADKQYLDILPAMCSSASDEDLVKQLHQISRDVRDGASKLVEACGLLGIPAAGVTCEAMRGLVREANENVVEQGDPFVVDAALIANAQRIAHYQIAGFGTARQFARVLDCGAVADILDTRAEMAGNHDKALTKVATGGWFSRGVNQFAEAGR